A portion of the Solea senegalensis isolate Sse05_10M linkage group LG17, IFAPA_SoseM_1, whole genome shotgun sequence genome contains these proteins:
- the LOC122783791 gene encoding LOW QUALITY PROTEIN: ribonuclease ZC3H12A-like (The sequence of the model RefSeq protein was modified relative to this genomic sequence to represent the inferred CDS: inserted 2 bases in 1 codon), whose amino-acid sequence MILVYIFNNNITIIIKASQLDLDPAAQESQVPAEPAPETDQHVLHELERRKILVYTPSRCVNGKRVVCYDDRYIVKLAFDSDGIIVSNDNYRDLQTENPQWKKFIEERLLMYTFANDKFMPXDDPLGRNGPTIDDFLRKKPRSTDNKLQHCPCGKKCTYGVKCKFYHPERTNQSQLSVADELRALRDRAKNFSPRPSMQDTTFCPAAYQLEHRYSCSTPPPVSTEETQSHRASPSELFIHHRDSSSPRSLHHCPSTDVDEAFGSMESSMSRLHIRDMSFSTELHPHSYSSGVGSCSLSHQDCSLPGSYRGSMQRPCLSAGYCSQCSCGQQQSLQQSLQQSLQQQPAWSSCPALLQHKHVSETQHFNRHSHAHTAPTEPWLQGLSGREQKPSASCERRKDLRSQLSTLFPQSTVERVMNAYPDISDMSALIPLIQSYRTSHISL is encoded by the exons ATGATacttgtatatatttttaacaataatataacaataataataaaagcctcacaactggatctggatcccgCAGCTCAGGAGTCCCAGGTGCCTGCAGAGCCAGCACCAGAGACAG ATCAGCATGTCCTTCATGAGCTGGAGAGAAGGAAGATCCTGGTGTACACACCGTCCCGCTGTGTCAACGGTAAGAGGGTGGTCTGCTACGATGACCGCTACATTGTCAAGCTGGCCTTCGACTCGGACGGCATCATCGTGTCCAACGACAACTACCGCGACCTTCAGACGGAGAATCCGCAATGGAAGAAGTTTATAGAGGAGAGACTGCTGATGTACACTTTCGCCAACGACAA GTTCATGCC CGATGACCCTCTGGGCAGAAATGGTCCAACCATTGATGATTTTCTGAGAAAGAAGCCGAGAAGCACCGACAACAAGCTGCAGCACTGTccatgc GGTAAGAAGTGTACGTACGGAGTGAAGTGCAAGTTCTACCACCCGGAGCGGACCAACCAATCACAGCTCTCTGTGGCCGATGAGCTGAGGGCGCTCAGAGACAGAGCCAAGAACTTCTCACCCAGACCGAGCATGCAGGACACGACCTTCTGCCCTGCCGCGTACCAGCTGGAGCACAGGTACAGCTGCTCCACGCCTCCACCCGTCAGCACGGAGGAGACGCAGTCACACAGAGCTTCACCCAGCGAGCTCTTCATCCATCACAGAGACTCCAGCAGCCCGAGGAGCCTCCACCACTGTCCCAGCACAGACGTCGACGAGGCCTTTGGTTCCATGGAGAGCTCCATGTCCCGGCTTCACATCCGGGACATGTCCTTTAGCACGGAGCTGCACCCTCACAGCTACAGCAGCGGTGTGGGCAGCTGCAGCCTGAGCCACCAGGACTGCTCCCTACCAGGCTCGTACAGAGGGAGCATGCAGAGGCCCTGTCTGAGCGCTGGGTACTGCAGCCAGTGCAGCTGTGGTCAGCAGCAGAGCCTCCAGCAGAGCCTGCAGCAgagcctgcagcagcagcctgccTGGTCCTCCTGCCCGGCTCTgcttcaacacaaacatgtgtcagAGACCCAGCACTTCAACAGACACAGCCACGCCCACACCGCGCCCACAGAGCCGTGGCTGCAGGGGCTCAGCGGTCGGGAGCAGAAGCCGAGCGCGTCCTGTGAGCGGAGGAAGGACCTGAGGAGCCAGCTGAGCACCCTGTTCCCTCAGAGCACAGTGGAGCGGGTCATGAACGCTTACCCAGACATTTCAGACATGTCCGCACTGATCCCGCTCATCCAGAGCTACAGGACCAGCCACATCTCCCTCTGA
- the tab2 gene encoding TGF-beta-activated kinase 1 and MAP3K7-binding protein 2 — protein sequence MAQGSHQIDIQVLQDLRQKFPEVPEGVVSQCVLQNNNNLDACCEYLSQVSPGYLYSEEGNLSFSDDPSFTRLRNHMTQLNLGLQSQNVHVAPVQDGLRMNGSRTLAHSQSDGPLQTSQAPNSDFFQQEPQSAPVQVPSSLNVFGVMEPTRKPQPPQHLGLYPLGVKGATLSAQQTPRYNPFTVTLAPNIPTGRNTPTSLHIHGGPQSGLSSPQGNSIYIRPYQSGTNRQNQQQGSRAQYSPTSQPQQQIYQITHPSSLSGSWSGPQHASSSHTSQHQTQGHQTSHVYMPISSPTNPQAPSILPTGSQASSSGVSSCSSSSSVMPPSSTISQYNIQNISTGPRKNQIEIKLESPQRSNSTTTTAVLRTSSGPRLSSTSSSCPSSTSSSTGVATVPTTPLSIGCPGLSRSQPTVVISASPPTAAITPSEEAVVASGGPRSQPKFYISANASSNYGGGGNPPKLYISANTPLQGSSGARNMGGQVSMGPAYIHHHPPKSRASVGGGGTASSPRVVVTQPNTKYTFKITVSPNKPPAVSPGVVSPTFEPNNLLSLPADHHFVEPDPLHLSDPLSPHRDRPSEPRRLSMSSDDAAYTQALLVHQKARMERLWHELELKKKKLEKLKEEVNEMENDLTRRRLERSNSASQIPSIEEMKQLRCKNRLLQIDIDCLTKEIDLLQTRGPHFNPSAIHNFYDNIGFLGPVPPKPKGTSSVDSGSKTAKPAAEHEEDEGTQWSCTACTFLNHPALNRCEQCEFPRHF from the exons ATGGCCCAGGGAAGCCACCAGATTGACATTCAGGTTTTGCAAGACCTGCGCCAGAAGTTCCCTGAAGTCCCAGAGGGTGTTGTCTCCCAGTGTGTTCTGCAG aACAACAATAACTTGGACGCCTGCTGTGAATACTTGTCCCAAGTCAGTCCAGGCTACCTGTACAGCGAGGAAGGAAACCTAAGCTTTTCTGACGATCCCAGCTTCACCCGGCTCCGAAATCACATGACCCAGCTGAACCTGGGCCTGCAGTCTCAGAATGTGCACGTGGCCCCAGTTCAGGACGGCCTGAGAATGAACGGCAGCCGGACTCTGGCTCACAGCCAGAGTGACGGGCCCCTCCAGACGAGCCAGGCTCCCAATAGTGACTTCTTTCAACAAGAGCCCCAATCAGCCCCAGTGCAGGTGCCCTCCAGCCTTAATGTATTTGGTGTGATGGAACCCACGCGCAAACCACAGCCTCCACAACACCTTGGACTTTATCCTCTGGGTGTCAAAGGAGCAACTCTGAGTGCCCAGCAGACACCACGCTACAACCCTTTTACAGTGACTCTAGCTCCCAATATCCCGACAGGCCGCAACACCCCCACCTCTTTGCACATACATGGTGGGCCACAGTCGGGCCTCAGCAGTCCACAGGGTAACTCTATCTATATCAGGCCCTACCAGTCCGGTACAAATCGGCAGAACCAGCAGCAGGGAAGCAGGGCCCAGTATAGCCCCACGTCCCAGCCTCAGCAGCAGATCTACCAGATCACACACCCCTCCTCCCTGTCCGGCTCCTGGTCCGGCCCTCAGCACGCCTCCTCTTCACATACCTCACAGCACCAGACCCAGGGCCACCAGACCTCTCATGTCTACATGCCCATCAGCTCCCCCACAAATCCACAGGCACCCTCCATTCTTCCCACTGGAAGCCAAGCCTCTTCCTCTGGTGTCTCCTcatgctcttcctcctcttctgtcatGCCCCCTTCCTCTACCATCAGCCAGTACAACATCCAGAACATCTCCACTGGTCCAAGGAAGAATCAGATAGAGATTAAACTTGAATCTCCTCAAAGGAGCAACTCCACAACCACAACAGCTGTGTTGCGGACTAGCAGTGGTCCGCGTTtatcctccacctcctcctcctgtccctcCTCTACGTCCTCCTCCACTGGGGTGGCTACTGTCCCCACTACCCCTCTGTCAATTGGATGCCCAGGCCTGAGCCGCAGCCAGCCGACTGTTGTCATCTCTGCCAGCCCACCTACTGCTGCTATCACTCCCTCTGAGGAGGCTGTCGTGGCCTCAGGCGGCCCCCGCTCCCAGCCCAAgttttacatttctgccaatgcCTCCAGTAACTATGGTGGGGGTGGGAACCCTCCAAAACTCTACATCTCAGCCAACACTCCCTTGCAGGGCTCTTCAGGGGCCAGGAACATGGGAGGCCAAGTGAGCATGGGCCCGGCCTACATCCACCACCACCCGCCTAAGTCTCGTGCCTCTGTGGGAGGGGGAGGCACCGCCTCCTCTCCGCGCGTGGTGGTGACCCAGCCCAACAccaaatacacttttaaaatcaCCGTGTCGCCCAATAAGCCCCCAGCTGTGTCCCCCGGAGTAGTGTCTCCAACATTTGAGCCCAACAACCTCCTCAGCCTTCCTGCAGACCACCACTTTGTGGAGCCAGACCCCCTTCATCTCTCAGACCCACTGTCGCCTCACAGGGACAGGCCGAGTGAGCCTCGCAGACTCAGCATGAGCTCTGATGATGCAGCATACACACAAG CGTTATTGGTCCACCAGAAGGCACGCATGGAGAGGCTGTGGCATGAGCTggaactgaagaagaagaagctggagaagcTAAAAGAGGAGGTGAATGAGATGGAGAACGACCTGACCAGGAGACGACTGGAAAGATCCAACTCGGCCTCCCAAATTCCTTCG atTGAGGAAATGAAGCAGTTACGATGCAAAAACAGATTATTGCAAATCGACATCgactgtctcaccaaagaaattGATCTCCTTCAAACAAGAG GACCACACTTTAATCCTAGTGCAATCCATAATTTCTATGACAACATTGGATTCCTTGGTCCTGTCCCACCCAAACCTAAAGGTACTTCATCTGTTG ACTCGGGCAGTAAGACGGCGAAGCCCGCTGCAGAGCATGAGGAGGACGAGGGGACACAGTGGAGCTGCACCGCCTGCACCTTCCTGAACCACCCCGCCTTAAACCGCTGTGAACAGTGTGAGTTCCCGCGTCACTTCTGA